In Methylobacterium aquaticum, the following are encoded in one genomic region:
- the araD gene encoding L-arabinonate dehydratase, translating to MARDPLPPPDLEPGTIPDGPQVVRRDPASLRSARWFGPADLRSFGHRSRAMQMGYAPEEWTGKPVIAILNTWSDLQPCHAHFKHRVDDVKRGILMAGGFPVELPAISVSESFVKPTTMLYRNMLAMETEELLRSHPVDGAVLMGGCDKSTPGLLLGATSMNLPAIYIPAGPMLRGNWQGKVLGSGSDSWKYWDELRAGKITDQDWLGIEGGIARSYGTCMTMGTASTMTAIAEAVGMVLPGGSSIPAADAGHIRLSSESGRRIVDMVWEDLTPQRIQTREAYENAIAVAMAMGCSTNAIIHLIAMARRAGHAIGLDDFERYSRIVPVIGNVRPSGNTYLMEDFFYAGGIRALMNEIREHLHLDCLTVSGRTLGETIEGAKVHDADVIRPLSNPVYGQGSLAVLKGNLAPSGCVIKPAAMDQRFLKHSGPALVFDDYPSLKAAIDDETLDVTADHVLVLRNAGPQGGPGMPEWGMLPMPKKLLKEGHRDMLRLSDARMSGTSYGACVLHVAPESFIGGPLALLRTGDIVSVDVEARAIRMEVSDEELAQRRAAWTPPAPRYERGYGVMFSRHIQQADEGCDFDFLRTEYGAPVPEPAIY from the coding sequence ATGGCCCGCGACCCGCTCCCCCCGCCCGACCTCGAACCCGGCACCATCCCGGACGGCCCGCAAGTCGTGCGCCGCGACCCCGCCTCCTTGCGCTCCGCCCGCTGGTTCGGCCCGGCCGACCTGCGCTCCTTCGGGCACCGCTCCCGCGCGATGCAGATGGGCTACGCCCCGGAGGAATGGACCGGCAAACCGGTCATCGCGATCCTCAACACCTGGTCCGACCTCCAGCCCTGCCACGCCCACTTCAAGCACCGCGTCGACGACGTGAAGCGCGGGATCCTGATGGCGGGGGGCTTTCCCGTCGAACTCCCGGCGATCTCGGTCTCCGAGAGCTTCGTCAAGCCGACCACCATGCTCTACCGCAACATGCTGGCGATGGAGACCGAGGAGCTGTTGCGCTCCCACCCGGTCGACGGCGCGGTGCTGATGGGCGGCTGCGACAAGTCCACGCCGGGCCTGCTGCTCGGCGCCACCAGCATGAACCTGCCGGCGATCTACATCCCGGCCGGCCCGATGCTGCGCGGCAACTGGCAGGGCAAGGTGCTGGGCTCCGGCTCCGACAGCTGGAAGTACTGGGATGAACTCCGCGCCGGCAAGATCACCGACCAGGACTGGCTCGGGATCGAGGGCGGCATCGCCCGTTCCTACGGCACCTGCATGACCATGGGCACGGCCTCGACCATGACGGCCATCGCCGAGGCCGTCGGCATGGTGCTGCCCGGCGGCTCGTCGATCCCGGCGGCCGATGCCGGCCATATCCGGCTGTCCTCGGAATCCGGCCGGCGCATCGTCGACATGGTGTGGGAGGATCTGACACCCCAGCGGATCCAGACCCGGGAGGCCTACGAGAACGCCATCGCGGTCGCGATGGCGATGGGCTGCTCGACCAACGCGATCATCCATCTGATCGCCATGGCGCGCCGGGCCGGCCACGCCATCGGCCTCGACGATTTCGAGCGCTACAGCCGCATCGTGCCGGTGATCGGCAACGTCCGCCCGAGCGGCAACACCTACCTGATGGAGGACTTCTTCTACGCCGGCGGCATCCGGGCGCTGATGAACGAGATCCGCGAGCACCTGCATCTCGACTGCCTGACGGTCAGCGGCCGAACGCTCGGCGAGACGATCGAGGGCGCCAAGGTCCACGATGCGGACGTGATCCGGCCGCTGTCGAACCCGGTCTACGGCCAGGGCTCGCTGGCGGTGCTGAAGGGCAACCTGGCGCCGAGCGGCTGCGTCATCAAGCCGGCGGCGATGGACCAGCGCTTCCTCAAGCATTCGGGCCCGGCGCTCGTCTTCGACGATTACCCGTCGTTGAAGGCCGCGATCGACGACGAGACTCTCGACGTCACCGCCGACCACGTGCTCGTGCTGCGCAATGCCGGACCGCAGGGGGGGCCGGGCATGCCGGAATGGGGCATGCTGCCGATGCCGAAGAAGCTCCTGAAAGAGGGTCACCGCGACATGCTGCGCCTGTCGGATGCGCGGATGAGCGGCACCAGCTACGGCGCCTGCGTGCTTCACGTCGCGCCGGAATCCTTCATCGGCGGGCCGCTGGCGTTGCTCCGCACCGGCGACATCGTCAGCGTCGACGTCGAGGCAAGGGCGATCCGCATGGAGGTCTCGGACGAGGAACTGGCGCAGCGGCGCGCCGCCTGGACCCCGCCGGCGCCGCGCTACGAGCGCGGCTACGGCGTGATGTTCTCGCGCCACATCCAGCAGGCGGACGAGGGCTGCGACTTCGACTTCCTGCGCACCGAGTACGGCGCCCCGGTGCCCGAGCCGGCGATCTACTGA
- a CDS encoding ABC transporter permease, translated as MPARIIMSEAAPAADGAVERQLGTAEILWNSGFVRKTVIIVVLALVWEVYARILDNPLLFPTFSDTVTTLYDQTIDGTIPSRALSSIKVLLMGYVAGILLAATLTMLAISTRIGTDFLETMTAMFNPLPAIALLPLALIWFGLGNGSLVFVLVHSVLWAVALNTHSGFRGVSNTLRMVGRNYGLKGLPYVSKILIPAAFPSILTGLKIGWAFAWRTLIAAELVFGVSSGAGGLGWFIFENRNLLDIPAVFAGLLTVIIIGLVVENLIFRTLERRTVQKWGLQH; from the coding sequence ATGCCGGCCCGCATCATCATGAGCGAGGCGGCGCCCGCCGCCGACGGCGCGGTCGAGCGCCAGCTCGGCACCGCGGAGATCCTGTGGAACTCGGGCTTCGTCCGCAAGACCGTGATCATCGTCGTGCTGGCGCTGGTCTGGGAGGTCTATGCCCGGATCCTCGACAACCCGCTCCTGTTCCCGACCTTCTCCGACACCGTCACGACGCTCTACGACCAGACGATCGACGGCACGATCCCGAGCCGGGCGTTGTCGTCGATCAAGGTGCTGCTGATGGGCTACGTCGCCGGCATCCTGCTCGCCGCGACGCTGACCATGCTGGCGATCTCGACCCGCATCGGCACCGACTTCCTCGAGACGATGACGGCGATGTTCAATCCCCTGCCGGCCATCGCGCTGCTACCGCTGGCGCTGATCTGGTTCGGCCTCGGCAACGGCAGCCTGGTCTTCGTGCTGGTCCACTCGGTGCTGTGGGCGGTGGCGCTCAACACCCATTCGGGCTTCCGCGGCGTGTCGAACACGCTCAGGATGGTCGGGCGCAATTACGGTCTCAAGGGGCTCCCCTACGTCAGCAAGATCTTGATCCCGGCGGCCTTCCCGTCGATCCTCACCGGCCTCAAGATCGGCTGGGCCTTTGCCTGGCGCACGCTCATCGCGGCGGAACTGGTCTTCGGCGTGTCGTCGGGGGCGGGGGGACTGGGGTGGTTCATCTTCGAGAACCGCAACCTCCTCGACATACCGGCGGTGTTCGCGGGCTTGCTCACCGTGATCATCATCGGCCTCGTGGTCGAGAACCTGATCTTCCGCACGCTGGAGCGGCGGACGGTGCAGAAATGGGGCTTGCAGCACTGA
- a CDS encoding ABC transporter ATP-binding protein, translating into MTALLDVRGVTLRYKTPNVLVTATERVSFQVDTSDRFVLLGPSGCGKSTLLKAVGGYLHPSEGEIRIKDRVVKEPGADRMMVFQEFDQLLPWKTVLENVTFPLLNARKMSRREAEERARAYIEKVGLTRAIDSYPHTLSGGMKQRVAIARGMAMEPDILLMDEPFAALDALTRRTCQDELLQLWEETKFTVLFVTHSIAEAIKIGNRILLLSPHPGRVKAEVRDVDKVSAQDGSAGQLEQQIHDLLFSDEPAHH; encoded by the coding sequence ATGACCGCCCTCCTCGACGTCCGCGGCGTCACGCTCCGCTACAAGACCCCCAACGTGCTCGTCACCGCGACCGAGCGCGTCAGCTTCCAGGTCGACACCTCCGACCGCTTCGTGCTGCTCGGCCCGTCCGGCTGCGGCAAGTCCACCCTGCTCAAGGCGGTGGGCGGCTACCTGCATCCGAGCGAGGGCGAGATCCGCATCAAGGACCGGGTGGTCAAGGAGCCCGGCGCCGACCGGATGATGGTCTTCCAGGAATTCGATCAGCTCCTGCCCTGGAAGACGGTGCTGGAGAACGTCACCTTCCCGCTCCTCAACGCCCGCAAGATGAGCCGCCGCGAGGCCGAGGAGCGGGCGCGGGCCTATATCGAGAAGGTCGGCCTGACGCGGGCCATCGACAGCTATCCCCACACCCTCTCGGGCGGCATGAAGCAGCGCGTCGCCATCGCCCGCGGCATGGCGATGGAGCCCGACATCCTGCTGATGGACGAGCCCTTCGCGGCCCTCGACGCGCTCACCCGGCGCACCTGCCAGGACGAGCTGCTGCAGCTCTGGGAGGAGACCAAGTTCACGGTGCTGTTCGTCACCCATTCGATCGCCGAGGCGATCAAGATCGGCAACCGCATCCTGCTGCTCTCGCCCCATCCGGGCCGGGTCAAGGCCGAGGTGCGCGACGTCGACAAGGTCTCGGCCCAGGACGGCAGCGCCGGCCAGCTCGAACAGCAGATCCACGACCTGCTGTTTTCCGACGAACCCGCGCATCACTGA
- a CDS encoding ABC transporter substrate-binding protein, translated as MIHSPARRVFAAGLLAAGAVLSGLVPALAQQKSEIAITRQPGIIYLPTHVIEKQGLIEKHAERLGVPGIKTKWLTFTGGGSQTDALLAGNVDIVNTGTGNLLLLWDRTRGGVKGIVATSALPLLLVSRDPKIKTIKDIAPGDKVAVPTVKVSTQAILLQMAAGEAYGADQSGRLDANTVQLGHPDAAIALANPTHEIKTHFAAPPFQYVELRNVPGAHIVARSPDIVGGPLTQGQFFTTTKFADANPKIVQAVRAASEEAQDLIRRDTRQAVEIYREVTGDKTSAEDLLGYLKEPGMMEFNLQPQGTMRFAEHLGRIGTLRTKPKAWTDYYLPVAHDLSGS; from the coding sequence ATGATCCACTCGCCCGCACGCCGCGTCTTCGCGGCGGGCCTTCTCGCTGCCGGCGCTGTCCTGTCCGGCCTGGTCCCGGCCCTGGCGCAGCAGAAGAGCGAGATCGCGATCACGCGCCAGCCCGGCATCATCTACCTGCCGACCCACGTCATCGAGAAGCAGGGGCTGATCGAGAAGCACGCCGAGCGGCTGGGCGTGCCCGGCATCAAGACGAAGTGGCTCACCTTCACCGGCGGCGGCAGCCAGACCGACGCGCTGCTCGCCGGCAACGTCGACATCGTCAATACCGGCACCGGCAACCTGCTGCTGCTCTGGGACCGGACGCGGGGCGGGGTGAAGGGCATCGTCGCCACCTCGGCGCTGCCGCTGCTGCTCGTCAGCCGCGACCCGAAGATCAAGACGATCAAGGACATCGCGCCCGGCGACAAGGTCGCGGTGCCGACCGTGAAGGTCTCGACGCAGGCGATCCTCCTGCAGATGGCGGCGGGCGAGGCCTACGGCGCCGACCAGTCCGGCCGGCTCGACGCCAACACCGTGCAGCTCGGCCATCCCGACGCGGCGATCGCGCTCGCCAACCCGACCCACGAGATCAAGACCCATTTCGCGGCGCCGCCGTTCCAGTACGTCGAGTTGCGCAATGTGCCCGGCGCCCACATCGTCGCCCGCTCGCCCGACATCGTCGGCGGGCCGCTGACGCAAGGCCAGTTCTTCACCACCACCAAGTTCGCCGACGCCAACCCGAAGATCGTCCAGGCCGTGCGCGCGGCTTCCGAGGAGGCTCAAGATCTCATCCGCCGGGATACGCGCCAAGCAGTCGAGATCTACCGCGAGGTGACCGGCGACAAGACCAGCGCCGAGGACCTGCTGGGCTACCTGAAGGAACCCGGCATGATGGAGTTCAACCTCCAGCCGCAAGGGACGATGCGGTTCGCCGAGCATCTCGGGCGGATCGGTACCCTGCGAACTAAGCCGAAGGCCTGGACCGACTATTACCTGCCGGTCGCTCACGACCTCAGCGGCAGCTGA
- a CDS encoding GntR family transcriptional regulator, which translates to MNAVFAGAQRLRDRSRHAAPQVFDLIREKIVSLDLAPGTVLSRPELQASFGLSATPIRDALLRLQEEGLVDIFPQSSTVVSRIDLAGARQAQFLRRAVEQEVVRTLAQAPDRALLARLQAFVAEQAIFAEEGDFARLSASDEAFHRTLCEAASVPHLWDLIRRRSGHIDRLRRLHLPVEGKAQQIVADHRRIVAALGEGTPEAAQEALRDHLSKSIALGDEIRARWPAYFA; encoded by the coding sequence ATGAACGCCGTCTTCGCCGGTGCGCAGCGTCTGCGCGACCGCTCGCGCCACGCCGCCCCGCAGGTCTTCGACCTCATCCGGGAGAAGATCGTCTCGCTCGATCTCGCGCCCGGCACGGTGCTGTCGCGGCCCGAGTTGCAAGCGAGCTTCGGCTTGAGCGCCACCCCGATCCGCGACGCGCTGCTGCGGCTCCAGGAAGAGGGACTGGTCGACATCTTCCCGCAATCGTCGACGGTGGTGAGCCGCATCGATCTCGCGGGCGCCCGCCAGGCGCAGTTCCTGCGCCGCGCCGTCGAGCAGGAGGTGGTCCGCACCCTGGCACAGGCGCCCGACCGGGCGCTGCTGGCCCGCCTCCAGGCCTTCGTGGCCGAGCAGGCGATCTTCGCCGAGGAGGGCGATTTCGCCCGGCTCTCGGCCAGCGACGAGGCCTTCCACCGCACCCTGTGCGAGGCCGCCTCCGTCCCCCACCTGTGGGACCTGATCCGCCGCCGCAGCGGCCATATCGACCGCCTGCGCCGCCTGCACCTGCCAGTGGAGGGCAAGGCGCAGCAGATCGTCGCCGATCACCGGCGGATCGTGGCGGCGCTCGGCGAGGGAACACCGGAGGCGGCGCAGGAGGCCCTGCGCGATCACCTGTCGAAGTCGATCGCGCTCGGCGACGAGATCCGGGCGCGGTGGCCGGCGTATTTCGCGTGA
- a CDS encoding helix-turn-helix domain-containing protein has product MGCLPLSRDDVATLTHHFEVITRQVPLHPIADDEQYEVAVAAMNGLIDAGAGDEGHALAPLLGLLGEFIAAYEDATSPRPDAPPAEVLRLLMEQHGLKQGDLPEIGSQGVVSEILSGKREVNKNQIARLSERFSVSPATFF; this is encoded by the coding sequence ATGGGATGCCTGCCCCTGAGCCGCGACGACGTCGCCACGCTCACCCATCATTTCGAGGTCATCACGCGGCAAGTTCCGCTGCACCCGATCGCCGACGATGAACAGTATGAGGTAGCAGTCGCCGCGATGAACGGCCTCATCGACGCCGGGGCGGGTGACGAAGGCCACGCCTTAGCCCCACTCCTCGGTCTCCTCGGCGAATTCATCGCCGCTTACGAGGATGCCACGTCCCCCCGGCCCGACGCGCCGCCGGCCGAGGTGCTGCGCCTGCTGATGGAGCAGCACGGACTCAAGCAGGGCGACCTGCCAGAGATCGGCAGCCAGGGCGTCGTCTCGGAAATCCTGAGCGGCAAGCGCGAAGTGAACAAGAACCAGATCGCGCGCCTGTCGGAGCGTTTCAGCGTCAGCCCGGCGACGTTCTTCTGA
- a CDS encoding type II toxin-antitoxin system HigB family toxin, giving the protein MRVISNKKLLEFAVVHAAAAKPLQAWRKIIEANAFSNFAELKAVFNATDRVKSFYVFDVGGNKYRIVTSIHFNTQKMFVRHVFTHKEYDAWDACP; this is encoded by the coding sequence ATGCGCGTCATCTCGAACAAGAAGCTTCTTGAATTTGCGGTGGTCCACGCGGCTGCCGCGAAGCCGCTTCAGGCATGGCGCAAGATCATAGAGGCAAATGCGTTTTCGAATTTTGCGGAATTGAAGGCGGTCTTTAATGCAACGGATCGAGTGAAAAGTTTTTACGTATTTGATGTTGGTGGCAACAAATACCGCATCGTCACATCTATTCATTTCAACACACAAAAAATGTTTGTACGGCATGTGTTCACGCATAAGGAGTACGACGCATGGGATGCCTGCCCCTGA
- a CDS encoding Lrp/AsnC family transcriptional regulator — protein MAGRDEIDARMLRVLRDDGRISNADLAVKVGLSPSACLRRLRLLEQNGTIRGYTALIEADEREHHMVVLTQITLERQTEESLNRFEAAVRRCPEVRDCYLMTGLSDYLMRIEVADAGDYERLHKEVLSRLPGVARIQSSFAIRTVVGRG, from the coding sequence ATGGCCGGACGGGACGAGATCGACGCGCGCATGCTGCGCGTCCTGCGCGACGACGGGCGCATCAGCAACGCCGATCTCGCCGTCAAGGTCGGCCTGTCGCCCTCGGCCTGCCTGCGCCGCCTGCGGCTGCTCGAACAGAACGGCACCATCCGCGGCTACACCGCCCTGATCGAGGCCGACGAGCGCGAGCATCACATGGTGGTGCTGACCCAGATCACCCTGGAGCGGCAGACCGAGGAATCGCTCAACCGCTTCGAGGCGGCGGTGCGCCGCTGCCCGGAGGTGCGCGACTGCTACCTGATGACCGGCCTGTCCGATTACCTGATGCGGATCGAGGTGGCGGATGCCGGCGATTACGAGCGCCTGCACAAGGAGGTGCTGTCGCGCCTGCCGGGGGTGGCGCGGATCCAGTCGAGCTTCGCGATCCGGACGGTGGTGGGGCGGGGGTAG
- a CDS encoding D-amino acid dehydrogenase: MRVLILGGGVVGITSAYYLAKAGHQVTVLDRQPGAGLETSFANAGQVSPGYSAPWAAPGIPVKAMKWLMMRHRPLVLWPSLEPKLYGWLARMLANCTEDAYRRNKGRMVRLAEYSRDVLRDLRTETGITYDHREKGTLQLFRTQKQLDHVGDDTGVLDEYGVPYEVLDPAGCIAAEPALARVAGSFVGGLRLPGDETGDAHLFTQRLAVICESMGVTIRYGATITSLRQEGGRIAGVGLAGGEVLTADTYVAAMGSYTPMMLKPLGIEIPVYPVKGYSLTLPITNAEAAPVSTVMDETFKVAITRLGDRIRVGGTAELAGFSNALRGPRRATLERSVLDLFPQGGDVSQAKFWTGLRPMTPDGTPIVGATAYDNLYTNTGHGTLGWTMACGSGRLLADLIGGRAPEIDHQDLAESRYAKAA, from the coding sequence ATGCGCGTTCTGATCCTCGGCGGCGGCGTGGTCGGCATCACCTCGGCCTACTACCTCGCCAAGGCCGGCCACCAGGTCACGGTGCTCGATCGCCAGCCGGGCGCCGGCCTCGAGACCAGCTTCGCCAATGCCGGCCAGGTCTCGCCGGGCTACTCGGCGCCGTGGGCCGCCCCGGGCATCCCGGTCAAGGCGATGAAGTGGCTGATGATGCGCCACCGCCCGCTGGTGCTGTGGCCGAGCCTGGAGCCCAAGCTCTACGGCTGGCTTGCGCGCATGCTGGCGAACTGCACCGAGGATGCGTATCGCCGCAACAAGGGCCGGATGGTGCGGCTCGCCGAGTACAGCCGCGACGTGCTGCGCGACCTGCGCACCGAGACCGGCATCACCTACGATCACCGCGAGAAGGGCACGCTCCAGCTCTTCCGCACCCAGAAGCAGCTCGACCATGTCGGCGACGATACCGGCGTGCTCGACGAGTACGGCGTGCCCTACGAGGTGCTGGACCCCGCCGGCTGCATCGCGGCCGAGCCGGCGCTGGCCCGGGTCGCCGGCTCCTTCGTGGGCGGCCTGCGCCTGCCGGGCGACGAGACCGGCGACGCGCATCTCTTCACGCAGCGCCTCGCCGTGATCTGCGAGAGCATGGGCGTCACGATCCGCTACGGCGCGACGATCACCTCGCTTCGCCAGGAGGGCGGCCGGATCGCCGGCGTGGGCCTCGCCGGCGGCGAGGTGCTGACGGCGGACACGTACGTCGCCGCCATGGGCAGCTACACCCCGATGATGCTGAAGCCGCTCGGCATCGAGATCCCGGTCTATCCGGTGAAGGGCTATTCCCTGACCCTGCCGATCACGAATGCCGAGGCCGCCCCGGTCTCGACCGTGATGGACGAGACCTTCAAGGTGGCGATCACCCGGCTCGGCGACCGCATCCGGGTCGGCGGCACGGCGGAACTCGCCGGCTTCAGCAACGCCCTGCGAGGCCCGCGCCGGGCGACGCTCGAGCGCTCGGTCCTCGACCTCTTCCCGCAGGGCGGCGACGTCTCCCAGGCGAAGTTCTGGACGGGCCTGCGCCCGATGACTCCGGACGGCACCCCGATCGTCGGCGCCACGGCCTACGACAACCTCTACACCAATACCGGCCACGGCACGCTCGGCTGGACCATGGCCTGCGGCTCGGGCCGCCTGCTCGCCGACCTGATCGGCGGCCGGGCGCCGGAGATCGACCATCAGGACTTGGCGGAGTCGCGCTACGCCAAGGCGGCGTGA
- a CDS encoding DUF429 domain-containing protein, which translates to MTWVAGVDGCPGGWVAVFGPSDGDSEDIRIRVLPSLAAICDAPEAPTIVAVDIPIGLPDRVGPGGRTAEVLVRALLGPRRASVFPTSCRSVVYAPDYTAAIALSRRPETQPFAPSPPANALFPRIREADALLRTRPGLQARVYEVHPELAFQGLHGGTPLPHAKRKPEGAALRRGLLARAGLPADLVPPRGAKPDDLLDALAALTVARAIAKGCGVSYPDPPERDAHGLPAAIWTLPLNEATP; encoded by the coding sequence ATGACGTGGGTCGCGGGGGTGGACGGGTGCCCGGGCGGCTGGGTCGCGGTCTTCGGGCCGAGCGACGGCGACTCCGAAGACATCCGCATCCGGGTCCTGCCGAGCCTCGCGGCGATCTGCGACGCCCCGGAAGCTCCGACGATCGTGGCGGTCGACATCCCGATCGGCCTGCCCGACCGGGTCGGCCCCGGCGGCCGCACCGCCGAGGTCCTGGTGCGGGCGCTGCTGGGTCCGCGGCGCGCCTCGGTCTTCCCGACCTCATGCCGCAGCGTGGTCTACGCGCCCGACTATACCGCCGCCATCGCCCTGTCGCGTCGGCCCGAGACCCAGCCCTTCGCCCCCTCCCCGCCGGCCAACGCCCTCTTCCCGCGCATCCGCGAGGCGGACGCCCTCCTGCGCACCCGGCCCGGGTTGCAGGCGCGGGTCTACGAGGTCCATCCGGAACTCGCCTTCCAGGGCCTCCACGGCGGCACGCCCCTGCCCCACGCGAAGCGCAAGCCCGAGGGCGCGGCCCTGCGGCGCGGCCTCCTCGCCCGCGCCGGCCTGCCGGCGGACCTCGTGCCGCCGCGCGGCGCCAAGCCCGACGACCTCCTCGACGCCCTGGCGGCGCTCACCGTGGCGCGGGCCATCGCCAAGGGCTGCGGGGTGTCCTATCCCGATCCGCCGGAGCGCGACGCCCACGGCCTGCCGGCCGCGATCTGGACGCTTCCCCTCAACGAGGCCACCCCATGA
- a CDS encoding NUDIX hydrolase, translating to MTDMPTRDIARALVLDPKGRLLLIAYEASRDVDPGRPGDRTFWFMPGGGIEPGETPEEACRRELEEEIGVKDAPLGPQVARCDGAFTLFNKPRFARERYFVVRLPDDTVDTSRLAETEDNPVYGTRWWPLDELAATGERVEPQGLAALAKRLMAGEAIPEVVTLSWGPGAA from the coding sequence ATGACCGACATGCCCACCCGCGACATCGCCCGCGCCCTGGTGCTCGACCCGAAGGGCCGCCTCCTCCTGATCGCCTACGAGGCCTCGCGCGACGTCGATCCGGGCCGGCCGGGGGACCGGACGTTCTGGTTCATGCCCGGCGGCGGCATCGAGCCCGGCGAGACGCCCGAGGAAGCCTGCCGGCGCGAGCTGGAGGAGGAGATCGGCGTGAAGGATGCGCCGCTCGGGCCCCAGGTCGCGCGCTGCGACGGCGCCTTCACCCTGTTCAACAAGCCGCGCTTCGCCCGCGAGCGCTACTTCGTGGTCCGGCTGCCCGACGACACCGTCGATACCAGCCGGCTGGCCGAGACCGAGGACAACCCGGTCTACGGCACCCGCTGGTGGCCGCTCGACGAACTCGCCGCGACCGGGGAGCGGGTCGAGCCGCAAGGGCTCGCCGCCCTGGCCAAAAGGCTCATGGCCGGCGAGGCGATCCCCGAGGTGGTGACGTTGTCCTGGGGGCCTGGCGCGGCGTAA
- a CDS encoding aspartate/glutamate racemase family protein: MRLLLLNPNTSRDVTELMRATGTAAAAPGTEILALTAPRGVPYIATRAEAQIGGAIALEMLAEAPPVDAAIIAAFGDPGLFGARELFDHPVIGLAEAAMLSACLLGRRFGLVTFARALVPWYEETVAAHGLGQRCAGVRALEGRFGTLSGVQEEKEAQLIDLAHAAVEEDGADVLIFAGAPLSGLGARVRDRLPVPVVDQVVAAVKLAEAIVAQAPRKATAGTFRRPDAKPSSGLAPALAARIGRAD; encoded by the coding sequence ATGCGCCTGCTGCTTCTCAACCCCAATACCAGCCGCGACGTGACCGAGCTGATGCGCGCCACCGGCACTGCCGCCGCCGCTCCCGGCACCGAGATCCTCGCCCTGACGGCGCCGCGGGGCGTGCCCTACATCGCGACCCGGGCCGAGGCGCAGATCGGCGGCGCCATCGCGCTGGAGATGCTGGCCGAGGCGCCGCCGGTCGATGCCGCGATCATCGCGGCCTTCGGCGATCCGGGCCTGTTCGGCGCCCGCGAGCTGTTCGATCATCCCGTGATCGGCCTCGCCGAGGCGGCGATGCTGTCGGCCTGCCTGCTCGGCCGCCGGTTCGGCCTCGTCACCTTCGCCCGCGCCCTGGTGCCCTGGTACGAGGAAACCGTCGCCGCGCACGGGTTGGGCCAGCGCTGCGCCGGCGTGCGGGCGCTGGAGGGCCGCTTCGGGACCCTGTCGGGCGTCCAGGAGGAGAAGGAGGCGCAGCTGATCGACCTCGCGCACGCGGCGGTCGAGGAGGACGGCGCCGACGTGCTGATCTTCGCCGGCGCGCCGCTGTCGGGCCTCGGCGCCCGGGTGCGCGACCGTCTGCCGGTGCCGGTGGTCGATCAGGTGGTGGCGGCGGTCAAGCTCGCCGAGGCCATCGTCGCGCAGGCGCCCCGCAAGGCCACGGCCGGCACCTTCCGCCGGCCGGACGCGAAGCCGAGCAGCGGTCTCGCGCCGGCCCTGGCGGCGCGGATCGGACGGGCGGATTGA
- a CDS encoding GntR family transcriptional regulator, translating to MDPVRRPPRRSPGRPRKPVLLEAAALSPRRGLHDQAVERLRGLIVAGTLPPGGALVETDLSVALGISRTPLREALKLLAVEGLVELRPNRSPRVAELHAQAVTELFEAIAAIERAAAELAAARITPAELERLRRLQVEMEAHHAAGALAPYFALNQQIHALIVACARNGPLREAHEALHARAEIARRRALDSRARWDESVAEHRAILAAFETGDAAGAGRLLADHVGHTGTALLAGLARPDAA from the coding sequence ATGGACCCGGTCCGGCGCCCGCCCCGGCGCTCCCCTGGACGCCCGCGCAAACCCGTGCTGCTGGAGGCCGCCGCCCTCTCGCCGCGGCGCGGCCTGCACGACCAGGCGGTGGAGCGCCTGCGCGGGCTGATCGTGGCGGGCACGCTGCCGCCCGGCGGCGCGCTGGTCGAGACCGATCTGTCGGTGGCGCTCGGCATCTCGCGCACGCCGTTGCGCGAGGCGCTGAAGCTCCTCGCCGTCGAGGGGCTGGTGGAGCTGCGCCCCAACCGCTCGCCCCGGGTGGCCGAGTTGCACGCGCAGGCCGTGACCGAGCTGTTCGAGGCCATCGCCGCCATCGAGCGGGCGGCGGCGGAGCTGGCGGCCGCGCGCATCACCCCCGCCGAGCTGGAGCGGCTGCGCCGGCTGCAAGTCGAGATGGAGGCGCATCACGCCGCCGGGGCGCTCGCCCCCTATTTCGCCCTCAACCAGCAGATCCACGCGCTGATCGTCGCCTGCGCCCGCAACGGTCCGTTGCGGGAGGCGCACGAGGCCCTGCACGCCCGGGCCGAGATCGCCCGCCGCCGGGCCCTCGACAGCCGGGCACGCTGGGACGAATCGGTCGCCGAGCACCGGGCGATCCTGGCCGCCTTCGAGACCGGCGACGCGGCGGGCGCGGGCCGGCTGCTCGCCGACCATGTCGGCCATACCGGCACGGCCCTGCTCGCCGGCCTCGCCCGGCCGGATGCCGCCTGA